From a single Longimicrobium sp. genomic region:
- a CDS encoding dihydrofolate reductase family protein — MRPLRYSINVTLDGCCDHRGAIPDDELHRHAIENLERADALLFGRVTYEMMEEAWRPPAQPGARPDWMEPFARTIDAAKKYVVSSTLDRVDWNAELVRGDLGEAVQRLKREPGKGLFVGGVKLPQALAELGLIDEYEFVVHPRVAGHGPTLFAGLSKPLDLKLVSRLELGSGAVAMRYEPRR; from the coding sequence ATGCGACCCCTTCGGTATTCCATCAACGTCACGTTGGACGGGTGCTGCGATCATCGTGGCGCGATCCCTGACGACGAGCTGCATCGTCACGCGATCGAGAACCTCGAGCGGGCCGATGCCCTCCTCTTTGGCCGGGTGACCTACGAGATGATGGAGGAAGCATGGCGGCCGCCGGCGCAGCCGGGAGCGAGGCCCGACTGGATGGAACCCTTCGCTCGTACGATCGACGCGGCAAAGAAGTACGTGGTGTCGAGCACCCTGGACCGGGTCGATTGGAACGCGGAGCTCGTGCGCGGGGATCTGGGGGAGGCCGTTCAGCGGCTCAAGCGGGAGCCGGGCAAGGGACTGTTCGTGGGAGGCGTGAAGCTCCCGCAGGCGCTGGCGGAGCTGGGATTGATCGATGAGTACGAGTTCGTCGTGCACCCCAGGGTAGCGGGCCATGGGCCAACGTTGTTCGCGGGGCTCTCGAAGCCTCTCGACTTGAAGCTCGTGAGCCGGCTCGAGCTCGGCTCGGGCGCGGTGGCGATGCGATATGAGCCGAGAAGGTAG
- a CDS encoding class I SAM-dependent methyltransferase yields the protein MPPVTATPPSSTAPTPQRPRRAAGGAERVFLDMLDRHLEDASVRFVVRGEEVAVGKGERGGAPVVRIHDDRFFARVLSGGNLGLGEAYMDRDWEMEEGDIEDLLTPLLRNRIDRKVKGDAATAAKVLRVQVANLFRRTHWGNAQFHYDLGDEVFESFLDPVTMMYSCGYAHTPDDTIEQLQLNKLDRICQKIGVRPGDHVLDIGCGFGGMLMHAAKHFGATGVGITTSRRHCERGNQRIADAGLSDRVRLELRDHRTISGSFDRVVSIGMFEHLPRKEYNRFFERIAAVLPAHGTGLVHAVGANTAKNVHDPFIQKYALPGTGQPKLSELAHCCEQNELAILDVENFIRHYGYTSRHWLNRFRANKHTLDQQKYDTRFQRMWEYYLSCAIAAAWASDAALYQVLFARDYAAAMPLHRV from the coding sequence ATGCCTCCCGTCACCGCCACACCGCCGTCCTCCACCGCGCCCACCCCGCAGCGCCCGCGACGGGCCGCGGGCGGCGCCGAGCGCGTGTTCCTCGACATGCTCGACCGGCACCTGGAGGACGCGTCCGTCCGCTTCGTCGTGCGCGGCGAGGAGGTGGCGGTGGGGAAGGGCGAGCGCGGCGGCGCCCCCGTGGTGCGCATCCACGACGACCGCTTCTTCGCGCGGGTGCTGAGCGGCGGCAACCTGGGCCTGGGCGAGGCCTACATGGACCGCGACTGGGAGATGGAGGAGGGCGACATCGAGGACCTGCTCACCCCGCTGCTTCGCAACCGCATCGACCGCAAGGTGAAGGGCGATGCCGCCACGGCCGCGAAGGTGCTGCGCGTGCAGGTGGCCAACCTCTTCCGCCGCACGCACTGGGGGAACGCCCAGTTCCACTACGACCTGGGCGACGAGGTGTTCGAGTCGTTCCTGGACCCCGTCACCATGATGTACTCGTGCGGCTACGCCCACACGCCGGACGACACCATCGAGCAGCTGCAGCTGAACAAGCTCGACCGCATCTGCCAGAAGATCGGCGTGCGGCCCGGCGACCACGTGCTGGACATCGGCTGCGGCTTCGGGGGGATGCTGATGCACGCCGCGAAGCACTTCGGCGCCACCGGCGTGGGGATCACCACCAGCCGCCGCCACTGCGAGCGCGGCAACCAGCGCATCGCGGATGCGGGGCTCTCCGACCGCGTCCGTCTCGAGCTGCGCGACCACCGCACCATCTCCGGGAGCTTCGACCGGGTGGTGAGCATCGGGATGTTCGAGCACCTGCCGCGCAAGGAGTACAACCGCTTCTTCGAGCGCATCGCCGCGGTGCTCCCGGCGCACGGCACCGGGCTGGTGCACGCGGTGGGCGCCAACACCGCGAAGAATGTCCACGATCCCTTCATCCAGAAGTACGCCCTTCCCGGCACCGGGCAGCCCAAGCTCTCGGAGCTGGCCCACTGCTGCGAGCAGAACGAGCTGGCCATCCTGGACGTGGAGAACTTCATCCGCCACTACGGCTACACCTCGCGGCACTGGCTGAACCGCTTCCGCGCCAACAAGCACACGCTCGACCAGCAGAAGTACGACACGCGCTTCCAGCGGATGTGGGAGTACTACCTGAGCTGCGCGATCGCCGCGGCGTGGGCCTCGGACGCGGCGCTGTACCAGGTGCTGTTCGCGCGCGATTACGCGGCGGCGATGCCGTTGCATCGGGTTTAA
- a CDS encoding DUF1801 domain-containing protein, with protein sequence MKKPDASPARPASELISQRIAELGDWRGETLGRMRRLIQEADPDVVEEWKWMGTPVWSHDGIICTGESYKSVVKLTFLKGASLEDPAGLFNSSLDGNARRAIDIREGEEVDEPAFKALVRQAVALNSAGKPKPAKNAKS encoded by the coding sequence ATGAAGAAACCGGACGCGAGCCCGGCCCGGCCGGCATCGGAGCTCATCTCGCAGAGAATCGCCGAGCTGGGCGACTGGCGCGGGGAAACCCTCGGCAGGATGCGCAGGCTCATCCAGGAAGCGGACCCGGACGTGGTCGAGGAGTGGAAGTGGATGGGCACGCCGGTCTGGTCGCACGACGGCATCATCTGCACGGGCGAATCCTACAAGAGCGTCGTGAAGCTCACCTTCCTCAAGGGCGCGTCGCTGGAAGATCCGGCCGGTCTCTTCAACTCGAGTCTGGACGGAAACGCACGCCGCGCGATCGACATCCGCGAAGGAGAAGAAGTCGACGAGCCCGCCTTCAAGGCGCTCGTTCGCCAGGCGGTCGCCCTCAACAGCGCCGGCAAGCCGAAACCGGCGAAGAACGCGAAGTCCTAG
- a CDS encoding DUF2809 domain-containing protein has translation MAYLAAVVVTIAVGLLVHLRGAPLGPVARDVLGDALWAAMVAWGAGALAPGVRLAARSAVAYAVCAAVEASQLYHAPALDAIRATRAGHLALGSGFDARDLLAYALGVAGAALLEAAVVARGRRLRAA, from the coding sequence GTGGCGTATCTCGCCGCCGTCGTGGTGACGATCGCCGTCGGGCTGCTCGTCCACCTGCGCGGCGCGCCGCTCGGGCCGGTCGCGCGGGACGTGCTCGGTGACGCCCTCTGGGCCGCGATGGTCGCGTGGGGGGCGGGGGCGCTGGCCCCCGGTGTGCGGCTGGCAGCGCGGAGCGCCGTGGCGTACGCGGTCTGCGCTGCCGTGGAGGCGAGTCAGCTGTACCACGCCCCGGCACTCGACGCGATCCGCGCGACGCGTGCGGGGCACCTGGCGTTGGGGAGCGGCTTCGACGCGCGGGATCTGCTGGCCTACGCGCTCGGCGTGGCGGGGGCCGCGCTCCTGGAGGCGGCGGTCGTCGCGCGGGGCAGACGTCTGCGCGCGGCCTGA
- a CDS encoding acyl-CoA desaturase, producing the protein MHPLTVLNRELAARGFHRKPTARLLAELALLLAMAGGGAAAYFLADGIAAKAAALLVMAMGNLGITTHTHSSSHNGTSGRLWVNKALTLFGYGIWFGTSAHYWWNKHVAVHHATPNVVGLDDDVDLLPWFALTEEQFQSGGPLRRGYYRVQWLVVPLAVGLTALNMIRASWVYLAAALRDRRRRTPLLWMDLGVVIAHYAVWIGIPLLWFPAGQVAVFYLLRSALLGWSVFATAAPAHFPVEARFLPTEGHASRGEYRKHSDYLLLQTVTTVNYRTGPIGRLLCCGAEFQIEHHLFPGISHTWYPQISPLLQRFCEENGYPYRTLGWAEGIGKSLMVFKRPKRVEPALEALRQRVQSHLDEGMEPALAEA; encoded by the coding sequence GTGCACCCGCTGACCGTTCTGAACCGCGAGCTCGCCGCGCGCGGGTTCCACCGCAAACCGACCGCGCGCCTCCTCGCCGAGCTGGCGCTTCTGCTGGCGATGGCGGGGGGCGGCGCCGCGGCGTACTTCCTGGCGGACGGCATCGCCGCGAAGGCCGCGGCGCTGCTGGTGATGGCGATGGGGAACCTTGGGATCACCACGCACACCCACAGCTCGTCGCACAACGGCACCAGCGGGCGGCTGTGGGTGAACAAGGCGCTGACGCTGTTCGGCTACGGGATCTGGTTCGGCACCTCGGCCCACTACTGGTGGAACAAGCACGTGGCGGTGCACCACGCCACCCCCAACGTGGTGGGGCTGGACGACGACGTGGACCTTCTCCCCTGGTTCGCGCTGACGGAGGAGCAGTTCCAGTCCGGCGGGCCGCTGCGCCGCGGCTACTACCGGGTGCAGTGGCTGGTGGTGCCGCTCGCGGTGGGACTGACGGCGCTGAACATGATCCGCGCGTCGTGGGTTTACCTGGCCGCCGCGCTCCGCGACCGCCGGCGGCGCACCCCGCTGCTGTGGATGGACCTCGGCGTGGTGATCGCGCACTACGCGGTGTGGATCGGGATCCCGCTGCTCTGGTTCCCGGCGGGGCAGGTGGCCGTGTTCTACCTGCTGCGGAGCGCGCTGCTGGGCTGGTCCGTGTTCGCCACCGCCGCCCCCGCGCACTTCCCCGTCGAGGCGCGCTTCCTCCCCACCGAGGGGCACGCGAGCCGGGGGGAGTACCGAAAGCACTCGGACTACCTGCTGCTGCAGACGGTCACCACGGTGAACTACCGCACCGGGCCGATCGGCCGCCTCCTCTGCTGCGGCGCCGAATTCCAGATCGAGCACCACCTCTTCCCCGGCATCAGCCACACCTGGTACCCGCAGATCAGCCCGCTTCTGCAACGCTTCTGCGAGGAGAACGGGTATCCCTACCGCACCCTGGGGTGGGCGGAGGGGATCGGGAAGAGCCTGATGGTCTTCAAACGCCCCAAACGGGTGGAGCCGGCGCTCGAGGCGCTGCGCCAGCGCGTGCAGTCCCACCTGGACGAGGGGATGGAGCCGGCGCTGGCGGAGGCGTAG
- a CDS encoding SRPBCC domain-containing protein, which produces MSRADTTDPSQSEAISFEFDLQHAPEKVWRALTEPELLAEWLLPVIDLHLEPGAAFTFRTQPYPGWDGTVSCRVLEIEPQRKLSYTWTVPFLDTVVTFTLTPTASGTRLSLVQSGFKPDQKREFGGARYGWNMMGGKLADLLARIP; this is translated from the coding sequence ATGAGCCGCGCAGACACGACCGACCCATCGCAAAGCGAAGCCATCTCCTTCGAGTTCGATCTGCAGCACGCGCCGGAGAAGGTGTGGCGCGCGCTCACCGAGCCCGAGCTGCTCGCGGAGTGGCTTCTCCCCGTCATCGATCTCCATCTGGAGCCGGGGGCGGCGTTCACGTTCCGGACGCAGCCGTACCCCGGGTGGGACGGCACGGTGAGCTGCCGGGTCCTGGAGATCGAACCGCAGAGAAAGCTCAGCTATACGTGGACCGTTCCCTTCCTCGACACCGTGGTGACCTTCACGCTCACGCCCACGGCGTCGGGCACGCGCCTGTCGCTCGTGCAGTCGGGCTTCAAGCCGGACCAGAAGCGGGAGTTCGGCGGCGCGCGCTACGGCTGGAACATGATGGGCGGGAAGCTCGCCGACCTGCTCGCGAGGATCCCGTGA
- a CDS encoding DUF5615 family PIN-like protein: MRLLADENVPVPSIRLLRTAGYMVEAMIELAPGTPDPEVLSHARQHGQILITFDRDFGELVYHRGSPVPAGIIYLRLSPADPEEAGRVLFNLFAIEELQLEGRFTVVDTDRIRQRPLLSLE; the protein is encoded by the coding sequence GTGCGCCTGCTCGCGGACGAGAACGTGCCGGTGCCGAGCATCCGCCTGCTTCGCACGGCCGGGTACATGGTCGAGGCGATGATCGAGCTTGCGCCCGGCACTCCCGACCCCGAGGTGCTCTCGCATGCACGTCAGCACGGACAGATTCTCATTACCTTTGACCGTGACTTTGGCGAGTTGGTCTATCACCGCGGAAGTCCCGTCCCGGCGGGCATCATCTATCTCCGTCTGAGCCCAGCCGATCCTGAGGAAGCAGGCCGCGTACTCTTCAACCTTTTCGCCATTGAGGAACTTCAGCTGGAGGGCCGCTTCACCGTTGTAGACACCGATCGTATCCGCCAGCGGCCCCTGCTCTCCTTGGAGTAG
- a CDS encoding DinB family protein: protein MAINHLVHHRAQLTGYMRQLGIPVLALYGPTADEDGPPM, encoded by the coding sequence ATGGCCATCAACCACCTGGTACACCACCGCGCCCAGCTCACCGGCTACATGCGCCAGCTCGGCATCCCCGTGCTCGCCCTGTACGGCCCCACGGCCGACGAGGATGGCCCGCCGATGTAG
- a CDS encoding YggL family protein, producing MNKRQRKKHRLGEFQELGFELRFCTPADWSEAQQLDFWDAAITRIEALGLSVGGGTGTCWDVYVMAFQERRTVTPALRQALVDWLAAQPAVSGLRAGPLEDAWHEGAPVRAPAA from the coding sequence ATGAACAAGCGCCAGCGGAAGAAGCATCGCCTCGGCGAGTTCCAGGAGCTCGGGTTCGAGCTGCGGTTCTGCACGCCCGCGGACTGGTCCGAGGCGCAGCAGCTCGACTTCTGGGACGCCGCGATCACGCGGATCGAGGCGCTCGGCCTCTCGGTGGGCGGCGGGACGGGGACGTGCTGGGACGTCTACGTCATGGCATTCCAGGAGCGCCGGACGGTCACGCCGGCGCTTCGGCAGGCTCTCGTCGACTGGCTGGCGGCGCAGCCGGCGGTGTCCGGGCTGCGGGCCGGCCCGCTCGAGGACGCGTGGCACGAGGGAGCTCCCGTGCGCGCCCCGGCGGCATGA
- a CDS encoding DUF433 domain-containing protein, producing MNWREHIHSDPAVLTGKPVVRGTRLAVDFLLELFASGWTSAQVLEGYPQLTPEALRAVFAFAAEAMHEESFYAVQLGAR from the coding sequence ATGAACTGGCGCGAGCACATCCATTCCGATCCTGCCGTACTGACCGGGAAGCCAGTCGTGCGTGGTACTCGACTGGCGGTGGATTTCCTCTTGGAGCTTTTCGCCTCAGGGTGGACGTCTGCGCAGGTGCTGGAGGGCTATCCCCAGCTCACCCCCGAAGCGCTCCGGGCGGTTTTCGCGTTCGCAGCCGAGGCGATGCACGAGGAATCCTTCTATGCCGTCCAGCTTGGGGCCAGGTAG
- a CDS encoding NUDIX domain-containing protein, with amino-acid sequence MTIRDTRLQAAIVRDGRLLLLQCTLPGEPPFWTLPGGGHEAGESDAEAVAREVREELGVAVEVGAVLDDVPANPPDGTYTRWRTFACRLVGGEPAPCGPDGGAELTAVRWLPLADPGEWDATLRSDPFLCPQLERIRAALGLP; translated from the coding sequence GTGACGATACGCGACACGCGGCTCCAGGCGGCGATCGTGCGGGATGGCCGGCTGCTGCTGTTGCAATGCACGCTGCCGGGCGAGCCGCCGTTCTGGACGCTGCCCGGCGGCGGGCATGAGGCGGGCGAGAGCGACGCCGAGGCCGTCGCGCGCGAGGTGCGCGAGGAGCTCGGGGTGGCGGTCGAAGTAGGCGCCGTGCTCGACGACGTGCCGGCCAACCCGCCGGACGGCACGTACACGCGCTGGCGGACGTTCGCGTGCCGCCTCGTGGGCGGCGAGCCGGCGCCCTGCGGGCCCGATGGCGGGGCGGAGCTCACGGCGGTGCGCTGGCTCCCGCTCGCGGACCCCGGCGAATGGGATGCCACGCTCCGCAGCGACCCGTTCCTGTGTCCGCAGCTCGAACGGATTCGCGCGGCGCTCGGGCTACCGTGA
- a CDS encoding metalloregulator ArsR/SmtB family transcription factor: MQSAAVGEDRIFQALADPSRRAIFESLTRGEAAVKDLTARFDISQPAVSQHLATLKDAGLVNGRREGRCVYYRVEPRGMKPLIDWIAHYRAFWTEHVDRLEQLLEKMDG, encoded by the coding sequence ATGCAAAGCGCGGCCGTGGGCGAAGACAGGATCTTCCAGGCGCTGGCGGACCCCAGCCGCCGGGCCATCTTCGAGTCGCTCACGCGCGGCGAAGCGGCGGTGAAGGACCTCACGGCGCGCTTCGACATCTCGCAGCCGGCGGTCTCGCAGCACCTGGCCACGTTGAAGGACGCCGGCCTGGTGAACGGCCGCCGCGAAGGGCGGTGCGTCTACTACCGGGTGGAGCCGCGCGGGATGAAGCCGCTCATCGACTGGATCGCGCACTACCGCGCCTTCTGGACGGAGCACGTCGATCGCCTGGAACAGCTGCTGGAGAAGATGGACGGATGA
- a CDS encoding excinuclease ABC subunit UvrA translates to MRANMASPSRHPADGHDRIRVRGARENNLKDVSLEIPKRRLTVFTGVSGSGKSSLVFGTIAAESQRLINETYSAFVQGFMPTLARPDVDVLDGLTTAIIVDQERMGANARSTVGTATDANALLRILFSRLGTPRIGPPTAYSFNIPTRKASGSMTVDRGEGERIVVRDVVYHGGMCARCEGMGSVTDIDLSQLFDETKSLAEGAITVPGYNADGWSVRMFTESGFLDPAKPIRGYSRRELHDFLHKEPVKVRINGINLTYEGLIPRIQKSFLSKDVDAMQPHIRAFVERAVTFTPCPGCGGTRLNEAARSSRIDGKNIADLCEMQIDDLAGWARGLDEPSAAPLLATLRETLDSFVEMGLGYLSLDRPSGTLSGGEAQRTRMVRHLGSSLTDVTYVFDEPTIGLHPHDIRRMNDLLLRLRDKGNTVLVVEHKPEVIAIADHVVDLGPGAGTAGGRVVFEGTVEGLRASGTLTGRHLNDRARLKPSVRTPSGVMEVRGARTHNLKDVDVDIPLGVLVVVTGVAGSGKSSLIRGSVSGRDGVVSVDQAAIRGSRRSNPATYTGLLEPVRKAFAKANGVKPALFSANSEGACPACNGAGVIYTDLGVMAGVTTVCEECEGRRFQASVLEYRLGGLDIAQVLDLPVDDAAGFFGAGEARTPAAHAILRRMADVGLGYLRLGQPLTTLSGGERQRLKLATHMAADGGVYVLDEPTSGLHLADLEQLLGLLDRLVDSGKSVIVIEHHLAVMAHADWIIDLGPGAGHDGGRIVFEGTPAGLVAARSTLTGEHLAAFVGSGSKAIGAGVPDPLEARVQRRPH, encoded by the coding sequence ATGCGGGCGAACATGGCTTCCCCCAGCCGGCACCCCGCGGACGGCCACGACCGGATCCGTGTCCGCGGCGCCCGGGAGAACAACCTGAAGGACGTCAGCCTCGAGATCCCCAAGCGGCGGCTGACGGTGTTCACCGGCGTTTCGGGATCGGGCAAGTCGTCGCTGGTGTTCGGCACCATCGCGGCCGAGTCGCAGCGGCTGATCAACGAGACCTACAGCGCGTTCGTGCAGGGGTTCATGCCCACGCTCGCCCGCCCCGACGTCGACGTGCTGGACGGGCTGACGACCGCGATCATCGTGGACCAGGAGCGGATGGGCGCCAACGCCCGCTCCACGGTGGGCACGGCGACCGACGCCAACGCCCTGCTGCGCATCCTCTTCAGCCGGCTCGGCACGCCGCGCATCGGGCCCCCGACCGCCTACTCGTTCAACATCCCGACCCGGAAGGCGAGCGGGTCGATGACCGTGGACCGGGGCGAGGGCGAGCGCATCGTGGTGCGCGACGTGGTCTACCACGGCGGCATGTGCGCGCGCTGCGAGGGGATGGGATCGGTCACCGACATCGACCTGTCGCAGCTCTTCGACGAAACGAAGTCGCTGGCCGAGGGCGCGATCACCGTCCCCGGCTACAACGCCGACGGCTGGTCGGTGCGGATGTTCACCGAGTCGGGGTTCCTGGACCCGGCGAAGCCGATCCGCGGGTACTCCCGGCGCGAGCTGCACGACTTCCTGCACAAGGAGCCGGTGAAGGTCAGGATCAACGGCATCAATCTCACCTACGAGGGGCTGATCCCCCGGATCCAGAAGTCGTTCCTGTCCAAGGACGTCGACGCGATGCAGCCGCACATCCGGGCGTTCGTGGAGCGCGCGGTCACCTTCACCCCCTGTCCCGGGTGCGGCGGCACCCGGCTCAACGAGGCCGCCCGGTCCTCCAGGATCGACGGGAAGAACATCGCCGACCTCTGCGAGATGCAGATCGACGACCTGGCCGGGTGGGCGCGCGGCCTGGACGAGCCGTCGGCCGCGCCGCTGCTGGCCACGCTGCGGGAAACGCTCGACTCGTTCGTGGAGATGGGGCTGGGCTACCTGAGCCTCGACCGGCCGTCCGGCACTCTGTCGGGCGGCGAGGCGCAGCGCACCCGGATGGTCCGCCACCTCGGCTCGTCGCTCACCGACGTGACCTACGTGTTCGACGAGCCGACGATCGGGCTGCACCCGCACGACATCCGGCGGATGAACGACCTGCTGCTGCGGCTGCGCGACAAGGGGAACACCGTCCTCGTGGTGGAGCACAAGCCGGAGGTGATCGCGATCGCCGACCACGTGGTGGACCTGGGCCCCGGCGCCGGCACCGCCGGCGGCCGGGTGGTGTTCGAGGGCACCGTCGAAGGGCTGCGGGCCAGCGGCACGCTCACCGGGCGTCACCTGAACGACCGGGCCAGGCTGAAGCCGTCGGTGCGCACGCCGTCGGGCGTGATGGAGGTGCGGGGCGCGCGCACGCACAACCTCAAGGACGTCGACGTCGACATCCCGCTCGGGGTGCTGGTGGTGGTGACCGGCGTGGCCGGGTCGGGAAAGAGCTCGCTGATCCGCGGCTCGGTGAGCGGCCGGGACGGCGTGGTGTCGGTGGACCAGGCCGCCATCCGCGGCTCGCGGCGGAGCAACCCGGCGACGTACACCGGCCTGCTGGAGCCGGTCCGGAAGGCGTTCGCGAAGGCCAACGGCGTGAAGCCCGCCCTGTTCAGCGCCAACTCGGAGGGCGCCTGTCCGGCCTGCAACGGCGCCGGGGTGATCTACACCGACCTGGGCGTGATGGCCGGCGTCACCACGGTCTGCGAGGAGTGCGAGGGGCGGCGGTTCCAGGCGTCGGTGCTGGAATACCGGCTGGGCGGGCTCGATATCGCCCAGGTGCTGGACCTGCCGGTGGACGACGCGGCCGGCTTCTTCGGCGCGGGCGAGGCGCGCACGCCGGCCGCGCACGCGATCCTGCGGCGCATGGCCGACGTGGGGCTGGGCTACCTGCGGCTGGGCCAGCCGCTCACCACGCTGTCGGGCGGCGAGCGGCAGCGGCTGAAGCTCGCCACGCACATGGCGGCCGACGGCGGCGTCTACGTGCTCGACGAGCCGACCAGCGGGCTGCACCTGGCCGACCTCGAGCAGCTGCTCGGGCTGCTGGACCGGCTGGTCGACTCGGGCAAGTCGGTCATCGTGATCGAGCACCACCTGGCGGTGATGGCGCACGCCGACTGGATCATCGACCTGGGGCCGGGCGCGGGCCACGACGGCGGACGGATCGTGTTCGAAGGCACCCCGGCCGGCCTGGTGGCGGCGAGGTCCACGCTGACCGGGGAGCACCTGGCGGCATTCGTCGGCAGCGGTTCGAAGGCGATCGGGGCCGGTGTGCCCGATCCGCTCGAGGCTCGTGTTCAGAGGAGGCCGCATTGA
- a CDS encoding VOC family protein, whose protein sequence is MIDHDTAEQFHAEALSASLTVRDLHASVAWYRDALGFEVEREITREGTLRAVALRAGSARLLLNQDDGARGLDRAKGAGISLMFTTRQDVDAIATRIKACGGSLVSEPADMPWGARAFRFRDPDGFAFAISSPVSNEAPLGGTATG, encoded by the coding sequence ATGATCGATCACGACACCGCAGAACAATTTCACGCCGAGGCGCTCTCCGCTTCGCTCACCGTGCGCGACCTCCACGCCAGTGTCGCGTGGTATCGGGACGCGCTGGGCTTCGAGGTGGAGCGGGAGATCACTCGCGAGGGCACGCTCCGCGCGGTGGCGCTCCGTGCGGGTAGCGCGCGGCTCCTCCTGAACCAGGACGACGGGGCCAGGGGGCTCGACCGGGCCAAGGGGGCGGGAATCTCGCTGATGTTCACCACCCGGCAGGATGTGGACGCCATCGCCACACGCATCAAGGCGTGCGGGGGCAGCCTCGTTTCCGAGCCGGCGGACATGCCGTGGGGCGCGCGGGCGTTCCGGTTCCGTGACCCCGATGGCTTCGCGTTCGCGATCTCGTCGCCCGTGTCCAACGAGGCGCCTCTCGGCGGCACGGCCACGGGATGA